The following are from one region of the Corylus avellana chromosome ca1, CavTom2PMs-1.0 genome:
- the LOC132167506 gene encoding major allergen Pru av 1-like, translating to MGVFTYENEVTSPLPPSKLFKAFVLDADNLVPKIYKHGINDLNVEILEGHGGPGTIKKFTFHEGGHLKFLKHKVDVLDKEHFTYNYSVVEGGPLSETLEKVSYETKLVASPDGGTIFKSTGKYYTKDHAEINEKKIKAEDEKATGVFKAVEGYLLANPEAYN from the exons ATGGGTGTTTTCACATATGAGAATGAGGTCACCTCCCCCCTCCCTCCATCGAAGTTGTTCAAGGCCTTCGTCCTTGATGCCGACAACCTTGTCCCCAAGATTTACAAGCACGGCATAAATGACCTGAACGTGGAAATCCTTGAAGGCCATGGAGGGCCTGGAACCATCAAAAAGTTTACGTTTCATGAAG GCGGCCACTTGAAATTTTTGAAGCACAAGGTTGATGTGCTAGACAAGGAACACTTCACATACAATTACAGCGTGGTTGAAGGTGGTCCTTTGTCGGAGACACTCGAGAAAGTCTCATACGAGACCAAGTTGGTGGCTTCCCCAGATGGAGGAACCATCTTCAAGAGCACCGGCAAGTATTATACAAAAGATCACGCtgagataaatgaaaagaaaatcaaggCTGAAGATGAAAAGGCCACGGGGGTGTTCAAGGCAGTTGAAGGCTACCTCTTGGCAAATCCTGAAGCCTACAACTAA